Proteins from a genomic interval of Candidatus Kapaibacterium sp.:
- a CDS encoding biotin--[acetyl-CoA-carboxylase] ligase, giving the protein MKHFHYDSLNSTNEQAKFLLNEHDSIIITADEQFGGKGRKNRTWVGDKGKNLYCSIGFRHRIHSKTLEPHSYQFAGAIIAYNTITRIVPKEQVRLKFPNDIMVKDADGKFRKICGILTEHIFYGNTLQATIIGIGINVEQMEYPDEVKDIATSLNRMGYAVTVHDIFNFLFDIVSEYKFDSDSIIYDEWHDLVEIEGRIVKLVSDGQNYLVTKVFDDGRLQAENISDSSIKIIDDGDSIRYEYE; this is encoded by the coding sequence ATGAAACATTTTCATTATGACAGTCTCAATTCCACAAATGAGCAAGCAAAATTCTTGCTCAATGAGCATGATTCGATTATTATTACTGCCGATGAGCAGTTCGGTGGCAAAGGGCGTAAAAATAGGACATGGGTCGGCGATAAGGGTAAAAATCTCTATTGTTCGATTGGATTCAGACACAGAATCCATTCTAAAACGCTTGAACCACATTCTTATCAATTTGCCGGAGCGATTATTGCTTATAATACTATCACACGCATCGTACCAAAAGAACAAGTTCGACTGAAGTTCCCGAACGATATTATGGTGAAGGACGCTGACGGAAAATTTCGCAAAATCTGCGGTATATTGACTGAACATATTTTTTACGGCAATACTTTGCAAGCGACAATTATCGGAATTGGCATTAACGTCGAACAAATGGAATACCCCGACGAAGTCAAAGACATTGCCACATCTCTAAATCGGATGGGCTATGCTGTCACAGTGCACGACATTTTCAATTTCCTTTTCGATATCGTTAGCGAGTATAAATTTGATAGCGATAGCATTATTTATGATGAATGGCATGATTTGGTAGAAATCGAAGGGCGAATCGTAAAGCTCGTTTCGGACGGTCAAAATTATTTGGTGACTAAAGTTTTTGATGATGGCAGATTACAAGCTGAAAATATCAGTGATTCGTCTATAAAAATTATCGACGACGGAGACAGTATAAGGTATGAGTACGAATAG
- a CDS encoding UDP-2,3-diacylglucosamine diphosphatase yields the protein MIYFVSDIHLGLFDRKQDIKREDLFIEFLNKIKVDCDKLYLVGDIFDYWFDYNTVIPKYFYRTLSALYDLRKICEIEFVFGNHDFGHNGFFADELDIPVHGADIERQHNGKNFYISHGDGKDPKDKGYHLLKKIMRAPASLALYLKLHPNIGIKLASSSSKTSRDYTTKKDYGEDNAMLNFAKHKIDAGFDYVIMGHRHKAETTAYNNGLYVNLGEWIRNPHYGVFDGNKFVLKNFGTDNL from the coding sequence ATGATTTATTTTGTTTCTGATATTCATCTTGGATTGTTCGACCGAAAACAAGACATCAAACGTGAAGATTTGTTCATAGAATTCTTGAACAAAATCAAAGTTGATTGCGATAAACTCTATCTGGTAGGGGATATTTTCGATTATTGGTTTGACTATAATACTGTAATCCCCAAATACTTTTATCGAACACTTTCCGCATTGTACGATTTGAGAAAAATTTGTGAAATCGAGTTTGTTTTCGGCAATCACGATTTCGGACATAATGGTTTTTTTGCGGATGAATTGGATATTCCAGTTCACGGTGCAGATATCGAAAGGCAACATAATGGCAAAAACTTCTATATTTCGCATGGTGACGGCAAAGACCCAAAGGATAAAGGCTATCATTTGCTTAAAAAAATAATGCGTGCTCCGGCTTCGTTGGCACTTTATTTGAAGCTACATCCAAATATTGGTATAAAACTTGCGTCAAGCAGTTCAAAGACAAGTCGTGATTATACGACTAAAAAGGATTATGGGGAAGATAATGCAATGTTGAATTTTGCTAAACATAAAATTGATGCCGGTTTTGATTACGTAATCATGGGACACCGTCACAAAGCCGAAACCACTGCATACAATAATGGTTTGTATGTCAATTTGGGCGAATGGATTCGGAATCCTCACTATGGCGTCTTTGACGGAAATAAGTTTGTATTGAAAAATTTTGGTACTGATAATTTGTGA